One Punica granatum isolate Tunisia-2019 chromosome 3, ASM765513v2, whole genome shotgun sequence genomic window carries:
- the LOC116200997 gene encoding uncharacterized protein LOC116200997 produces the protein MLKHTLGKALNRSFVVRDANNSHPCLYALANSFHSGQPHLAPRSFFGVEDFLDDDNSKPYTYQRGKKSKNPTKHVSFKQRTIAYMEPFTLDVFISKRFVSASLTHRVTSKQVAVAGTNSKDIKAVLKSRSDIPACVAVGQILAERAREADVYTATYTPRERDKFEGKIRAVVQSLIDNGIDVKVYLD, from the exons ATGTTGAAGCATACCCTTGGCAAGGCATTGAACAGGAGTTTTGTAGTTCGTGATGCCAACAACAGCCATCCATGCTTATACGCGCTTGCAAACAGTTTCCATAGCGGACAG CCCCACTTAGCGCCGAGAAGCTTCTTTGGGGTGGAAGATTTCCTGGACGATGATAACAGCAAGCCCTACACCTACCAAAGGGGCAAGAAGTCCAAAAACCCGACTAAGCATGTTTCCTTCAAGCAGCGCACCATAGCCTACATGGAGCCATTCACCCTTGATGTTTTCATCTCGAAGCGGTTCGTCTCAGCCTCACTCACTCATAGAGTGACAAGTAAGCAGGTTGCTGTTGCAGGGACCAACTCTAAGGACATTAAAGCCGTTCTCAAGTCCCGATCTGATATTCCTGCTTGTGTAGCAGTTGGCCAAATCCTAGCTGAGAGGGCAAGGGAGGCTGATGTATATACAGCCACTTACACTCCAAGGGAGCGGGATAAGTTTGAAGGGAAGATCAGGGCAGTTGTTCAGTCTCTTATTGATAATGGTATAGATGTCAAAGTTTATCTCGACTGA
- the LOC116200996 gene encoding stemmadenine O-acetyltransferase-like encodes MEKVEVELVSRETIKPSSPTPRHLLHYQLSFLDQISPPVYNPSVLFYSSGDTKLDPADISTRLKSSLSETLTRYYPLAGRLRDNHAVECNDEGVPYLETRVRCRLSDVVQNVDPVELRKFVPFALNAANDVTLGVQYNVFECGGVAVGICLSHKVADALCVFVFIKTWAAICRGEANVVSPEFVSATLFPPKNTLSYDPSTGIMTEDVACKRFVFRSHVIELLKAKYGAGIDLQNHRPPSRVEALSTFIWSRFAASTKVFSRPERLCFLLHTVNLRTKFDPPLPEHSFGNLYRMAFTFLSAPNTGEECSDLLPRVRETIAAIDRAFIERLRKEDEHLSFLNEASGMHLQGELLSLNFTSLCRFPIYEADFGWGKPMWIGSPALTFKNLVAFMDTESGDGIEAYIHLTEEDMVKFESDEELQKYISATA; translated from the coding sequence ATGGAGAAGGTCGAAGTAGAACTTGTCTCAAGAGAAACCATCAAGCCGTCTTCTCCAACCCCTCGCCACCTTCTTCACTACCAACTCTCATTCCTCGACCAAATCTCGCCTCCCGTCTACAACCCGTCAGTCCTCTTCTACTCATCAGGTGACACCAAACTCGACCCAGCTGATATATCGACCCGCCTAAAGAGTTCCTTGTCCGAGACCCTGACTCGCTATTACCCACTGGCTGGGCGGCTCAGGGACAACCATGCTGTGGAGTGTAACGATGAGGGCGTCCCGTACTTGGAGACAAGAGTGAGGTGCCGTCTTTCCGATGTGGTCCAGAACGTGGACCCAGTAGAGCTCCGAAAGTTCGTCCCTTTTGCTCTCAACGCTGCCAACGATGTGACACTGGGTGTCCAGTACAACGTGTTCGAGTGTGGTGGGGTTGCCGTAGGTATATGCCTCTCGCACAAAGTGGCGGATGCTCTGTGTGTCTTTGTGTTTATAAAAACTTGGGCTGCTATATGCCGTGGAGAAGCGAACGTGGTGTCACCGGAGTTCGTGTCAGCCACGCTGTTCCCGCCAAAGAACACGCTGAGTTACGATCCCAGCACGGGAATCATGACTGAGGACGTCGCCTGCAAGAGGTTTGTATTCAGATCCCATGTGATAGAGTTGCTCAAAGCGAAATACGGTGCAGGGATTGACTTACAGAACCACCGACCACCGTCTCGTGTCGAGGCACTATCTACATTCATATGGAGCCGATTTGCTGCTTCAACCAAAGTCTTCTCACGACCAGAGAGGTTGTGCTTCCTGCTTCACACGGTGAACCTGAGGACTAAGTTCGACCCCCCACTGCCGGAGCACTCCTTTGGGAACCTATACCGAATGGCATTCACGTTTTTGTCGGCCCCAAACACGGGGGAAGAGTGCAGTGACCTCTTGCCAAGGGTGAGGGAGACAATAGCAGCGATTGATAGGGCATTCATTGAGAGACTTCGAAAGGAGGATGAACACTTGAGCTTCCTCAATGAGGCAAGTGGTATGCACCTCCAGGGGGAGTTATTATCGCTCAACTTCACTAGCTTGTGCAGGTTCCCAATATATGAGGCCGATTTCGGGTGGGGGAAGCCCATGTGGATCGGTTCGCCAGCCCTGACCTTCAAGAATCTGGTCGCCTTCATGGACACAGAATCAGGGGATGGAATAGAAGCATACATTCACTTGACAGAGGAAGACATGGTTAAGTTTGAAAGTGATGAGGAGTTGCAGAAGTACATTTCAGCAACTGCTTAA